In Nocardioides bizhenqiangii, the DNA window GCGAAGTTGTAGTCGCTGTAGGGCGTGTTGTCCGCCACGCAGTACGGCCAGCCGTAGTTGCCGGGCTCGGACAGGATGTTCCACTCGACCCGCCCGTCCGGACCCCGGTTCGGATTGACCGAGCCCGCGTCCGGTCCATAGTCGGCGACCAGGATGTTGCCGGTCTGCTCGTCCAGACCGATCCGGAACGGGTTGCGGAAGCCCATCGCGAAGATCTCCGGACGGGTCAGCGCAACGCCGTCGGCGAAGAGGTTGCCGTCGGGGACGTCGTAGCCGCCGCCGGCCAGGGGCGTGATCCGCAGGACCTTGCCGCTGAGGCTGTTGGTGTTGGCGGAGGTGCGTTGCGCGTCCCAGGCAGCCCGGCCGGCGCGCTCGTCGATCGGCGCGAACCCACCCGAGTCGAACGGGTTGGTGTTGTCACCGGTGGTGATGTAGAGGTTGCCGTCGAGGTCGAACTCCAAGGCGCCGCCGGCGTGGCAGCACTGCTGGCGCTGGACCGGGATGTCGATCACGACCGTCTCGCTGTCGAGGTCGAGGGTGTCGCCCTCCATGGTGAAGCGCGAAACCCGGTCGATGGGCTCGGCACCGGCAGGCGAGTGGTAGAGGTACACCCACCCGTTGGTGTCGAAGTCGGGGTCGAGGGCGATGCCGAGCAGGCCGAACTCCTGGCCGGTGTAGACGTCGAGCTCGCCGGCGGTGGTGACCGCGCCGTCGGGCTTGATCACCTTCACCTCGCCGTTGCGGTCGACGTAGACGACCCGCCCGTCCGGAGCGATGGCGAGCTCCATCGGGTTCGCGGTGTTGTCGTCCAGGGCGATCTTCTCGAAGCTGCCCTCCAAGGTGGCGGCGCAGTCGGCGTCCTGCACGCCGGCCGCAGTCCTGATGCCCCCGAGGATGTGGTCGAGGAACTCCGGCTCGGAGTAGGACGCGTCGGTGTGGCCCATCCCGGTGTACCAGGAACGTCCGCCGTCGTAGTCGCGGCACCAGCTGATCGGGTGCTCGGCACCCATGGTGCCGCCGGAGTAGCTGGACTCGTCGAGCGAGGCGAGCACGTGCACGTCACCGCGCGGGTTCGACTGGTAGTTGTACCACTCGTCGGTCCGGTCCCAGCGGGCCGGAAGACCGCTGGTGGACGGGTGCGCGTGGTCGTCGACCTTCACCGTCGCGCCGGGTGTGCCCGGCGGGTGGTTCTGGAAGTACGCGCCGACGAGCTCGCCGTACCAGGGCCAGTCGTACTCGGTGTCGGAGGCAGCGTGGATGCCGGCGTAGCCGCCACCGTTCTCGATGTAGCGCTCGAAGGCGCCCTGCTGCTCCGCGTTCAGCACGTCACCGGTCGTCGACAGCCAGATCACGACCTCGTACTGGGCGAGGTTCTCGTCGGTGAACGCGGTCGCGTCCTCCGTCGTGTCGACGGTGAACCCGTGGTCGGATCCGAGCTGCTCGATCGCTGCGATGCCCGCCGGGATCGAGCCGTGGCGGAAGGACGCGGTCTTGGAGAAGACCAGGGCGTCGAACGGCTCGGTCTCCCCGTGACCGTCGTGCGCCTGTGCCGCCGGCGCGAGCGCAGTGGCGACCGCCAACGCGCCGAGCGGTAGCGCGACGAGGCTGGCTAGGGACGACGCGAGCACGCGCCGCGCTCTGGTTGTCCGTTTCGTGATGATGGTCATCACGGCTCCCTTCGAGATGGATCCGTGCGCTCCGCTGGTTCCGAGGCGGGTCCCCGGTCGTCGGCCCCTAGGTGGACAGGCAGGTGTTGCGATCCCCTCAGCGGACGCCGAGGAGGTGTTCGAGAGCGAGCTGGTCGAGTGCTTCCATCGCCACGCTGCGCGTGGCCAGCTCGTCGAGCGGATGGTGCTCGGCGCGGAGGTCGGCCAGCGTCTCCTCCGGTCCGAGGGTGGGTACGGCGAGCTCGTCCACGCAGGCCGCTGACAGCGCGGCCTTCACGTCCGGGTCGGCCCGGAAGGCGGTCACGCGCTCCCGAAGGATGAGGTAGTTGCGCATGCAGGCACGAGCCGACTCCCACACCCCGTCGTCGGCCTCGGCGCGCGGCGGCTTGTAGTCGAAGTGCACGTATCCGTCGTACGCCCTGTCGGTGCCGCCGCCGAGCAGGGCGTCGACGGTCCAGAACGCCCCGCGCAGGTTGCCGGCGCCGAAGCGCAGGTCCTGGTCGAAGCGAGGCCCGTGCTGGCCGTTGAGGTCGACGTGGAAGAGCTTCCCGTGCCACAACGCCTGGGCGATCCCATGGGCGAAGTTGAGCCCGGCCATCTCCTCGTGCCCGACCTCCGGGTTGAGCCCCACCATCTCCGGGTGCTCCAGCTCGGAGATCAGCGCCAGTGCGTGCCCGATCGTGGGGAGCAGGATGTCGCCGCGCGGCTCGTTCGGCTTGGGCTCGAGGGCGAACCGCATCGAGTAGCCCTGGTCGCGAACGTAGTCACAGAGGTGGTCGAGGGACTCCTTCATGCGCTCCAGCGCGGCGCCCACGTCCTTGCCGGCACCGTGCTCGGCGCCCTCCCGGCCGCCCCAGAGCACGAACGTCTCGGCACCGAGCGAGGCGGCGAGGTCGATGTTGCGCAGGACCTTCGACATGGCGTAGCGGCGGACACGACGGTCGTTCGCCGTCAGGCCGCCCTCCTTGAAGACGGGGTCGCTGAAGAGGTTGGTGGTGACCATCTCGACGCGCAGGCCGGTGTCGGCGAGCGCCTTGCCGAACAGGTCGAGGGTCTGCTGCCGGCGAGCATCGTCGGGCACCAGGTCGTCGTCGTGGAACGACACGGCGGCGGCCCCGATCTCCGCCAGTCGGTGGGTCGCCTCGACCGGGTCCATGGGCGCCCGGCTGGCGGGACCGAAGACGTCGACACCCTGCCAACCGACCGTCCACAGGCCGAAGGAGAACTTGTCGAGCAAGGTGGGGGTGTACTCGGTCATCGGGGAATCTCCTGCCACGAGCGGGTGTCCGAGCTGGTCTCGACGGCGGAGAGCACCCGCTGGACCTGGAGGCCGTCGAGAAATGAAGGAGCGGGGTCGGCGCCGTCCGCGATCGCGTGGACGAGATCGACGACCTGGTGGGTGAAGCCGTGCTCGTAGCCGAGCCAGTGTCCGGCCGGCCACCACGCACCGACGTACGGGTGTCCCGGCTCGGTCACCGGGATCCTGCGGAACCCGGCCGTCTCCGCCGGCTCGGTCGCGTCGTAGAACTCCAGGACGTTCATGTCGTCGAAGTCGAAGGCGACGCTCCCGGCCGAGCCGCTGACCTCGACCCGGATGGTGTTCTTGCGGCCGGTCGCGAACCGGGTCGCCTCGAACACGCCCACGGCGCCCTTCCCGAACCGGGCGAGGAAGACCGCCGCGTCGTCGACGGTGACCTGGCCGCGCTCGGCGGAAGCTGTGCCGGAGAGGCCGGCGTGCTCAGCAGCGAGCGGGCGTTCCTTCACGAACGTCTCGGTGTGCCCGACGACCGCGAGGATCTGGTCGCCGACGATGTGCTGAGCGAGGTCGATGATGTGTGCACCGATGTCACCCAGCGCACCGGACCCGGCCTTGTCCTTCTCCAACCGCCATGAGAGCGGCGCTTCGGGATCGGTGATCCAGTCCTGGAGGTACTGAGCACGGACGTGGCGGATCTCGCCGATCCGACCCTCCTCCACCAGTCGTCGGGCGAGCGCCACCGCTGGGACCCGGCGGTAGGTGAAGCCGACCATCGCGCGAATGCCATGGGCGGCGGCGCGTTCCGCCGCGGCCGCCATCCGCTCCGCCTCGTCGACGGTGTTCGCCAACGGCTTCTCGCAGAGGACGTGCTTGCCGGCGTCGAGCGCCGCTATCGCGACCTCGGCGTGGGTGTGGCCCGGCGTGCAGATGTCGACGAGGTCGATGTCGTCACGCTCGATCGCGATGCGCCAGTCGGGGGCGCTGTCTGCCCAACCGAGCCGTTCAGCCGCAGCCGCGGCCCGCTTCCCGTCCTGCCCGCAGACGAGCGCCATGCGGACGTCCATGGGCAGGTCGAAGAAGTGAGGCGCCGTGCGCCAGGCCTGCGAGTGGGCAGCGCCCATGAACGCGTGCCCGATCATCGCGACCGAGAGCCGCGTGTTGTTGGTCGTCATCTCCAGTGCTCCCCTCGGTGAGAAGGCGGCCGCCGACGTGCCCCGACCGGGGCAGGGGCACGTCGGTTGCCGTGGTGTCGTGCCGGCTCAGGACTCGAAGGCGGAGTCGATGTACTCGTCGACGTTGTCCTCGGTGACGACCGGCGCGTAGAGCTGGACGGTGCGGGGCACCTCGACCTCGACCAGGTCGCTCATCGCCTTCTGCTGGACCAGGAGCCGGGCCAGCTTGATCCCGTCCGCGGCCTGCGTGGACGGGTAGATCACCGTCGCCTTCAGGACGCTGTCGCCTGACTGGATCTCGCGCATCGCGTTCGCGGAGCCGGCGCCGCCGATCATGATGAACTCGTCGCGTCCGGCGTTCTCGATCGCCGCGAGCACGCCGACGCCCTGGTCGTCGTCGTGGTTCCAGATGGCGTCGATCTCCGGTGCGGCCTGCAGCAGGTTGGTCGCGGCCTCCTCGCCGCCCTCCACCGTGAAGTCGGCGGCCACGCGGTTGTCGACGTCCAGGCCGCACTCGGCGAGTGCGTCCTCGAAGCCCTGGCTGCGGTCCTGGGTGAGCGGCAGGCTGTCGATGCCGGCGATCTCGGCGACCACGGCGTCCTTGTCGTCGCCGACCTCGGAGCAGATGTACTGACCCGCCGAGACGCCCATGCCGTAGTTGTCACCCAGGACGGTGACGCGAGCAGCGTTCGGGTCGTCGAACTCGCGGTCGACGTTGATCACCGGGATGCCGGCCTCCATCGCCTGGAGAGCGACCGGCGTCATGGCCGCACCGTCGAACGGCAGCAGGACGATGGCGTCCACACCTTCGTTGATGAACGTCTCGACCTGGCTGATCTGGAGGTTCACGTCGTTCGTGCCCTCGGCGACCCGCAGCTCGATGTCGTCGTACTGCTCCGCCAGCCGCTTGGCCGATTCGGTGATCGATCCCATCCAGCCGTGGTCGGCCGCTGGCGCCGAGAAGCCGATGACGACGGTCTCTCCTTCTTCGTCGTTCGAGCCGGCGTCGGCCTCTGACGTGCCTCCCCTCAGCTCCGTGTCGTCGCCGGAGTCGTTGCCCGTGCAGGCAACGAGCGATAAGGCCGCGACGCCGGCGACGAGGCCGACCCACGCTTTCTTGATGGGCAAGGTGTTCATCGTGCTGCTCCCGTTCTGTAGGGGTGGTGGTGCGGTGTTGGGGCGTGAGCCCGTTTTTTGGGTGTGCTGTCGCCCCGCCGTGCCCATGTCCGGGCTGCTGGGCGGCGGTCCGAGAGATCGATCCGGCCTGTGCTCAGGCCGTCGGTCAGCTGGTGTTGCGGCGCGACGCGAACCGTTGCTGGAGCAGCACCGCGGCGACGATGATCGCCCCCTTCAGGAGCGCCTGCTCCGAGACGGACTGGTTGTTGAGCGTGAAGACGTTCGTGAGCGTGGTGAAGATCAGCACGCCGAGGACGGTGCCGACGATGGTGCCGCGCCCGCCGGACAGGAGCGTCCCACCGATGACGACGGCGGCGATCGCGTCGAGCTCGTAGAGCTGGCCGTGGGTCGAGCTGCCGGTGGTGGTGCGCGCGACCAGCATGAGTGCCGCCGCTCCGCAGCACAGGCCGACGAGCATGTAGAGCATGACCGTGTGTCGCTTGACGTTGATACCGGCGAGCCGCGCGGCCTCCGGGTTCCCGCCGACGGCGAGGGTGCGGCGGCCGAAGGTCGTCCGGTTCAGCAGCACCCACCCGGCGGCGGCGACCAGGACGAACAACCAGACCTGCATCGGCAGTCCGAGGACCTTGCCGTCGAAGAACTCCTCGAATCCGGGCACGTTCACGATCTGGGTCTTCCGGTTCGAGATCACCTCGGCCAGTCCACGCGCGCTCGCGAGCATCGCGAGCGTGGCGATGAACGGCACCACTCCTCCGTAGGAGATCAGCACCCCGTTGACCAACCCGCAGCCGGCCCCGACCGCGAGCGCCGTACCCACCATCACGATCCAGTGCGTGTCCTGCGCCAGCTGCTGGGTGGCGAGCGTGGTGCACCACACCGACGACAGGGCGAGGATGGCGCCGACGGACAGGTCGATACCACCGCCGGTGATCACGAACGTCATGCCGATGCTGACCACGCCGATCGTGGCCGCCAGCCTGAGGATCGTCATCGCGTTGTCGATGTCGGTGAAGCGCTCCCCCGCGGTGATCGCGCCCACCGTGCACAGCACGGCCAGGGCGACGACCAGTCCCAGGTTGCGGCCGATGCTGCTGCCCAGCACCGCGAGCGCTGTGTTGTCGCGCTCCTTGGGAGCGGCGTCCGCCTGGAGGGCGTGGCCACCCGGGGAGTGCGAGAGGCCGGTCGGGCTCTCCGTCATGCGACTTTCCCTTCCATCACGAGGTCCAGGACCTGCGCTTCGTTGATCTCGGT includes these proteins:
- the xylA gene encoding xylose isomerase, yielding MTEYTPTLLDKFSFGLWTVGWQGVDVFGPASRAPMDPVEATHRLAEIGAAAVSFHDDDLVPDDARRQQTLDLFGKALADTGLRVEMVTTNLFSDPVFKEGGLTANDRRVRRYAMSKVLRNIDLAASLGAETFVLWGGREGAEHGAGKDVGAALERMKESLDHLCDYVRDQGYSMRFALEPKPNEPRGDILLPTIGHALALISELEHPEMVGLNPEVGHEEMAGLNFAHGIAQALWHGKLFHVDLNGQHGPRFDQDLRFGAGNLRGAFWTVDALLGGGTDRAYDGYVHFDYKPPRAEADDGVWESARACMRNYLILRERVTAFRADPDVKAALSAACVDELAVPTLGPEETLADLRAEHHPLDELATRSVAMEALDQLALEHLLGVR
- a CDS encoding Gfo/Idh/MocA family protein, yielding MTTNNTRLSVAMIGHAFMGAAHSQAWRTAPHFFDLPMDVRMALVCGQDGKRAAAAAERLGWADSAPDWRIAIERDDIDLVDICTPGHTHAEVAIAALDAGKHVLCEKPLANTVDEAERMAAAAERAAAHGIRAMVGFTYRRVPAVALARRLVEEGRIGEIRHVRAQYLQDWITDPEAPLSWRLEKDKAGSGALGDIGAHIIDLAQHIVGDQILAVVGHTETFVKERPLAAEHAGLSGTASAERGQVTVDDAAVFLARFGKGAVGVFEATRFATGRKNTIRVEVSGSAGSVAFDFDDMNVLEFYDATEPAETAGFRRIPVTEPGHPYVGAWWPAGHWLGYEHGFTHQVVDLVHAIADGADPAPSFLDGLQVQRVLSAVETSSDTRSWQEIPR
- a CDS encoding substrate-binding domain-containing protein codes for the protein MNTLPIKKAWVGLVAGVAALSLVACTGNDSGDDTELRGGTSEADAGSNDEEGETVVIGFSAPAADHGWMGSITESAKRLAEQYDDIELRVAEGTNDVNLQISQVETFINEGVDAIVLLPFDGAAMTPVALQAMEAGIPVINVDREFDDPNAARVTVLGDNYGMGVSAGQYICSEVGDDKDAVVAEIAGIDSLPLTQDRSQGFEDALAECGLDVDNRVAADFTVEGGEEAATNLLQAAPEIDAIWNHDDDQGVGVLAAIENAGRDEFIMIGGAGSANAMREIQSGDSVLKATVIYPSTQAADGIKLARLLVQQKAMSDLVEVEVPRTVQLYAPVVTEDNVDEYIDSAFES
- a CDS encoding ABC transporter permease, with protein sequence MTESPTGLSHSPGGHALQADAAPKERDNTALAVLGSSIGRNLGLVVALAVLCTVGAITAGERFTDIDNAMTILRLAATIGVVSIGMTFVITGGGIDLSVGAILALSSVWCTTLATQQLAQDTHWIVMVGTALAVGAGCGLVNGVLISYGGVVPFIATLAMLASARGLAEVISNRKTQIVNVPGFEEFFDGKVLGLPMQVWLFVLVAAAGWVLLNRTTFGRRTLAVGGNPEAARLAGINVKRHTVMLYMLVGLCCGAAALMLVARTTTGSSTHGQLYELDAIAAVVIGGTLLSGGRGTIVGTVLGVLIFTTLTNVFTLNNQSVSEQALLKGAIIVAAVLLQQRFASRRNTS